A genomic region of Leptotrichia hofstadii contains the following coding sequences:
- a CDS encoding glycoside hydrolase family 16 protein has translation MRKVLLSVAVLIMMGNISFAAGEKNVRIETEKKMEVSEKEVQDISEKVGSSDIVREERGKKSKKNKINSFISKIKGKEWKLVWHDEFNGNQLDTQKWSYWDYGNPWNPGNYLDENGNLVNQYGFDAKHYYLKDNVKIENGNMVIKLKKETDKKVNINGTERKILYSSGAVHTRNTYNVKYGKIEMRAAMPEGVGTWPAFWMWPAGYSQADGNANGEIDIVETYGDDMRRATGTLHVLKSDNTYETFDGDDYKLSKWPREKLTNFNTYAVEWDDKEIKWLFNNKVYKKFSYKELDRKGLQNPFNQPYFIIINVALSKITGEDGDVDFPTEMKVDYVRVYQKK, from the coding sequence ATGAGAAAAGTACTTTTAAGTGTGGCTGTGCTTATAATGATGGGAAATATTTCGTTTGCGGCAGGAGAGAAAAATGTGAGGATAGAAACGGAAAAGAAAATGGAAGTCAGCGAAAAGGAAGTGCAGGATATTAGTGAAAAGGTTGGGAGCAGTGATATTGTAAGGGAGGAAAGAGGTAAAAAATCAAAAAAAAATAAAATAAATTCATTTATTTCAAAAATTAAGGGGAAAGAATGGAAATTAGTGTGGCATGATGAATTTAACGGAAACCAGCTGGATACTCAGAAATGGTCTTACTGGGATTACGGCAATCCGTGGAATCCTGGAAATTATCTGGATGAAAATGGAAATCTAGTCAATCAATATGGATTTGATGCAAAGCACTACTATCTGAAAGACAATGTAAAAATTGAAAATGGAAATATGGTTATAAAACTGAAAAAGGAGACAGACAAAAAAGTTAATATAAATGGAACGGAAAGAAAAATCCTTTACAGTTCAGGAGCAGTTCATACGAGAAACACATATAATGTAAAATACGGGAAAATTGAAATGAGGGCGGCTATGCCAGAAGGAGTGGGAACATGGCCTGCATTCTGGATGTGGCCTGCAGGATATTCTCAGGCGGATGGAAATGCAAATGGGGAAATTGACATAGTGGAAACTTATGGAGATGATATGCGTCGTGCGACAGGGACACTTCACGTTCTTAAAAGCGACAATACTTATGAAACGTTTGATGGAGATGATTATAAGCTGAGTAAATGGCCTAGAGAAAAATTGACTAACTTCAATACTTATGCAGTAGAATGGGATGATAAGGAAATAAAATGGTTGTTTAATAACAAAGTGTATAAAAAATTTTCTTATAAGGAACTTGATAGGAAAGGATTACAAAATCCGTTTAATCAGCCTTACTTTATAATAATAAATGTTGCGTTAAGTAAAATTACCGGAGAAGATGGGGATGTGGATTTTCCGACAGAAATGAAAGTTGATTATGTAAGGGTTTATCAGAAAAAATAA
- a CDS encoding glycosyltransferase family 2 protein, translated as MDRGRFMYDFTACIVTYNTEKEELRKVIGCFQKTGLRFKLWISDNSEKDDLKEFIGEFLDARIEYIFNNSNGGFGAGHNVVIKRLIEGEVEAEFHLMVNADVFFEKNTIEKIIEYMRENKDIGQIGPKIYGFNGEVTKSCRLLPSPINLIFRRFLPLKSVVEKLDYNYEMKWYNYRETIDVPILSGCFIFVRTDVLKETGGFDKRYFMYMEDYDLCRRIGQKYRTVFYPEAEIIHEHGKASYKSRKMMLLHVSSAIKYFNKWGWFFDKERKEKNRECIKKYKK; from the coding sequence ATGGATAGAGGTCGGTTTATGTATGATTTTACAGCTTGTATTGTTACTTATAATACAGAGAAAGAAGAATTAAGGAAGGTTATTGGGTGTTTTCAGAAAACAGGACTTAGATTTAAGTTGTGGATTTCGGATAATTCTGAAAAAGATGATTTGAAAGAGTTTATAGGGGAATTTTTAGATGCTAGAATTGAGTATATTTTTAATAATTCAAATGGTGGATTTGGGGCTGGGCATAATGTTGTAATTAAGAGGCTGATTGAGGGGGAAGTGGAAGCGGAATTTCACTTGATGGTAAATGCGGATGTTTTTTTTGAGAAAAATACTATTGAGAAAATTATTGAATATATGAGGGAAAATAAGGATATTGGGCAAATTGGACCGAAAATATACGGATTTAATGGAGAAGTGACAAAGTCTTGCAGATTATTGCCGTCGCCTATAAATTTAATATTTAGAAGATTTTTGCCATTGAAGTCGGTTGTTGAAAAATTGGATTATAATTATGAAATGAAATGGTATAATTACAGGGAAACGATAGATGTTCCGATTTTATCAGGATGTTTTATATTTGTACGGACGGATGTGCTGAAGGAGACTGGCGGATTTGACAAGAGATACTTTATGTATATGGAAGATTATGATTTATGCAGGCGAATTGGGCAGAAGTACAGAACCGTTTTTTATCCGGAGGCGGAAATAATCCATGAGCATGGCAAGGCATCCTATAAGTCACGGAAAATGATGCTCCTGCATGTAAGTTCGGCTATAAAATATTTTAATAAGTGGGGATGGTTTTTTGATAAGGAGAGAAAAGAGAAAAATAGGGAATGTATTAAAAAATATAAAAAATAG